One genomic region from Aminivibrio pyruvatiphilus encodes:
- a CDS encoding tRNA1(Val) (adenine(37)-N6)-methyltransferase, which translates to MTVTRDDLLYGALSLRQPAGGPRVNVDTILLAAYVRNTFPRSGGRVMELGCASGAVSLILALRFPSVTVTGLEIQEDLAALAEENALSNGLSGRVSVVRGDLRNSGTLFPAQSFDCVAMNPPYGEPGRGRPSASSSDRPARQGIWCSLSDLAGAGRHLLKHRGRMYVVFRAGRSAELISSLSEQGVEPKRVRFVHPLPGRKASVVLVEALRGGKPGMTVEPPLFIADGSGKYTEELLSAYTKEGLPCRSQ; encoded by the coding sequence CTCTACGGCGCCCTTTCCCTCCGTCAGCCCGCCGGGGGGCCGAGGGTGAACGTGGACACCATCCTTCTCGCAGCCTATGTCCGGAATACTTTCCCCCGTTCGGGGGGCAGGGTCATGGAGCTCGGGTGCGCCTCCGGCGCCGTGTCGCTGATCCTCGCCCTGCGGTTCCCCTCTGTGACCGTCACCGGACTCGAGATCCAGGAGGATCTGGCGGCCCTCGCGGAGGAGAACGCCCTTTCCAACGGGCTCTCGGGGAGAGTGTCCGTCGTCCGGGGCGACCTCAGGAATTCAGGGACCCTCTTTCCCGCCCAGTCCTTCGACTGCGTGGCCATGAACCCTCCCTACGGGGAACCCGGCCGCGGAAGGCCCAGCGCCTCCAGTTCGGACCGGCCTGCCCGTCAGGGTATCTGGTGCTCTCTTTCCGACCTGGCGGGGGCGGGAAGGCATCTTCTGAAGCACCGGGGAAGGATGTACGTTGTCTTCCGGGCGGGCAGGAGCGCCGAACTCATTTCCTCCCTTTCGGAGCAGGGTGTGGAGCCCAAGCGGGTCCGCTTTGTCCACCCCCTGCCGGGAAGGAAAGCCTCGGTGGTCCTCGTGGAAGCCCTCCGGGGCGGAAAACCGGGCATGACCGTGGAGCCTCCTCTTTTCATCGCGGACGGCAGCGGGAAGTACACGGAAGAGCTTTTGTCCGCCTATACGAAGGAGGGACTGCCATGCCGCTCGCAGTGA
- the rsmI gene encoding 16S rRNA (cytidine(1402)-2'-O)-methyltransferase, with translation MPLAVIPTPVGNLEDMTPRAVRMLKEADVIACEDTRTSLPLLRHFGISARLVSYHAHNEKGRTEHLFSLLAEGKNVALISDAGTPGISDPGWEIVRRCIDEEVDVTVLPGPTAFVPALVLSGLQPHPFLFHGFLPDKQGEREKVLLDLAPLQCTLVFYVSPHKAEKHLRHAADVLGNRSAALVREISKVYEEARRGTLAELADSVAEGVRGEIVLVVEGASPPEPDGDRWREAALAMLSEGLSSREVVKIVSKEYGLSKNDVKSFLFAEKAED, from the coding sequence ATGCCGCTCGCAGTGATCCCCACCCCTGTGGGAAACCTGGAAGACATGACGCCGAGGGCTGTCCGGATGCTGAAGGAAGCCGACGTGATCGCCTGCGAGGATACCCGGACCTCCCTGCCCCTGCTCCGGCATTTCGGCATTTCGGCCCGCCTCGTCTCCTACCACGCCCACAACGAAAAGGGCAGGACGGAGCACCTTTTCTCCCTGTTGGCGGAGGGGAAAAATGTCGCCCTCATCTCCGACGCGGGAACGCCCGGCATTTCCGACCCGGGCTGGGAAATCGTTCGGAGATGCATTGATGAGGAAGTGGACGTGACGGTCCTGCCCGGGCCCACGGCCTTCGTCCCCGCCCTCGTGCTCTCCGGACTGCAGCCCCACCCCTTCCTGTTCCACGGCTTTCTTCCCGACAAACAGGGGGAGAGGGAGAAGGTCCTCCTGGATCTGGCTCCCCTGCAGTGCACTCTTGTCTTCTACGTGTCGCCCCACAAGGCGGAGAAGCATCTCCGCCACGCCGCGGACGTGCTCGGAAACAGGAGTGCCGCCCTCGTCCGGGAGATCAGCAAGGTGTACGAGGAGGCCCGGAGGGGTACCCTGGCGGAACTTGCGGATTCCGTGGCGGAGGGAGTCCGGGGCGAGATCGTCTTGGTGGTGGAAGGGGCCTCCCCGCCGGAACCCGACGGTGACCGGTGGAGGGAAGCGGCCCTGGCCATGCTGTCGGAAGGCCTTTCCTCCCGGGAGGTTGTCAAAATCGTCTCGAAGGAGTATGGTTTATCGAAAAATGACGTCAAATCGTTCCTTTTCGCTGAAAAAGCGGAGGACTGA
- the metG gene encoding methionine--tRNA ligase, with amino-acid sequence MPENLNQENKTFYLTTPIYYVNDIPHIGHAYTTIAADVMCRYKRMKGYDVMFLTGTDEHGQKIQQSAAAKGLTPIELADRTVLNFRELWHALGISNDDFIRTTEERHHRTVQAIFKKLLDQGDIYKGTYEGWYCVPCETYVPESSMGEDKTCPDCRRPLQMMEEESYFFRASKYVPRLLEYYEKNLRGVMPRSRYNEIVSFLKSGVRDQSISRTTLKWGIPVPGDDAHVVYVWFDALINYVTACGYLDDPEKFARFWPSAHHLVGKDIIRFHCVVWPIMLLALGVNPPVTVFAHGWWTVEGEKMSKSRGNVVDPFEMVERYGRDPFRYFLLREVPFGLDGDFSEAALVGRINSDLANDLGNLLNRTLQMVDNFCGGVLPVSGAAGQLEQEIAELAAKTVRDVDEKISDFAFDEALKAIWALIGRGNKYIDETMPWKLAKEGKEEDLHRVLNTLYDVLRLGSLLVAPFVPDTAARLWEQLGLEGDPGKCAIDGFAWGERTPGLKVNKGKVLFPRIDMNEWKKDKEARDGRKAAPAAAAPAPEIPLEHEEAVEIDAFRAVELRVAQIVSVEEIPKSKKLYKLSIDLGYEKRTIVSGIKEFFTPEELLGKRIVIVANLKPAKLCGVESNGMLLAAGDGKKTTLSLLTPDRDIPLGCRVS; translated from the coding sequence ATGCCGGAGAACCTGAACCAGGAGAACAAAACCTTTTATCTCACCACCCCGATTTACTACGTGAACGACATTCCTCACATCGGCCACGCCTACACCACCATCGCCGCCGACGTGATGTGCCGGTACAAGCGCATGAAGGGCTATGACGTCATGTTCCTCACCGGGACGGACGAGCACGGGCAGAAGATCCAGCAGAGCGCCGCCGCCAAGGGGCTGACCCCCATCGAGCTCGCCGACCGTACCGTGCTGAACTTCAGGGAGCTCTGGCACGCTCTCGGCATCTCCAACGACGACTTCATCCGCACCACCGAGGAGCGACACCACAGGACCGTGCAGGCCATCTTCAAAAAGCTTCTCGACCAGGGGGACATCTACAAGGGAACCTACGAGGGCTGGTACTGCGTCCCCTGCGAGACCTACGTGCCTGAGAGCAGCATGGGCGAGGACAAGACATGCCCGGACTGCAGGCGTCCCCTCCAGATGATGGAGGAGGAGAGCTACTTTTTCCGGGCGTCGAAGTACGTGCCCCGGCTCCTCGAGTACTACGAGAAGAATCTCCGCGGGGTCATGCCCAGGAGCCGATACAACGAGATCGTGAGCTTCCTGAAAAGCGGCGTCCGGGACCAGTCCATCTCCAGGACCACGCTGAAATGGGGCATCCCTGTTCCAGGCGACGATGCCCACGTGGTGTACGTGTGGTTCGACGCCCTCATCAACTATGTGACCGCCTGCGGCTACCTGGACGACCCGGAGAAGTTCGCCAGATTCTGGCCCTCGGCCCACCACCTCGTGGGAAAGGACATCATCCGCTTCCACTGCGTCGTCTGGCCCATCATGCTCCTCGCCCTGGGCGTGAACCCTCCCGTGACGGTCTTCGCCCACGGCTGGTGGACCGTGGAGGGGGAGAAGATGTCCAAGTCCAGGGGCAACGTGGTGGATCCCTTCGAGATGGTGGAGCGGTACGGACGGGATCCCTTCCGCTATTTCCTCCTGCGGGAAGTGCCCTTCGGCCTTGACGGCGACTTCTCGGAAGCTGCCCTGGTGGGGAGGATCAACTCCGACCTCGCCAACGATCTGGGCAACCTTCTCAACCGGACCCTCCAGATGGTGGACAACTTCTGCGGCGGCGTCCTTCCGGTCTCGGGCGCCGCAGGGCAGCTTGAGCAGGAGATTGCGGAGCTTGCCGCCAAAACCGTGCGGGACGTGGACGAAAAGATCTCCGATTTCGCCTTCGACGAGGCCCTGAAGGCCATCTGGGCTCTCATCGGCAGGGGCAACAAGTACATCGACGAGACCATGCCCTGGAAGCTCGCCAAGGAGGGGAAGGAAGAGGACCTGCACCGGGTGCTCAACACCCTGTACGACGTCCTCAGGCTCGGCTCCCTCCTCGTGGCCCCCTTCGTTCCCGACACGGCGGCCCGCCTGTGGGAACAGCTCGGCCTGGAGGGAGACCCCGGAAAGTGTGCCATCGACGGCTTTGCCTGGGGCGAGAGGACCCCGGGGCTGAAGGTGAACAAGGGCAAGGTGCTCTTTCCACGGATCGACATGAACGAATGGAAGAAGGACAAGGAGGCCAGGGATGGGCGGAAGGCCGCTCCCGCCGCGGCCGCCCCCGCGCCGGAGATCCCCCTGGAGCACGAGGAAGCGGTGGAGATCGACGCCTTCCGGGCCGTGGAACTCCGGGTGGCCCAGATCGTCAGTGTGGAGGAGATTCCCAAGTCGAAGAAGCTCTACAAGCTTTCCATCGACCTCGGGTATGAGAAGCGGACCATCGTCTCCGGCATAAAGGAATTCTTCACCCCGGAAGAGCTTCTGGGCAAGCGCATCGTGATCGTGGCCAACCTGAAGCCGGCGAAGCTCTGCGGCGTGGAGAGCAACGGCATGCTCCTGGCAGCCGGAGACGGGAAGAAGACCACCCTCTCCCTCCTGACCCCCGACAGGGACATCCCCCTGGGCTGCAGGGTCAGCTGA
- a CDS encoding TatD family hydrolase translates to MENHDRNTARPVLADTHCHVIEGRDGYGDANAVFKRASDAGVARMLLAGSTVPTSALAVATAEKYALLGVFAAVGVHPHDAASIPSCSVEGKGIPRELADLAASPRVVAIGETGLDYHYDHSPREQQKEAFRAHIRWSLESGLPLVVHGRESYGDIIAIFREEGASKTTGVIHCFSGTEEDAAFFLEAGYCLSFAGPLTFARNGGLRDLFRSLPPDRILLETDSPWLAPVPYRGKTNEPAFVKLVYETAADVRNVSLEDLARTVSANAARLFGWGDPCTAVEAGR, encoded by the coding sequence ATGGAAAACCACGACAGAAACACGGCCCGCCCCGTCCTGGCGGACACCCACTGCCACGTCATCGAGGGGCGGGACGGTTACGGAGACGCGAACGCCGTCTTCAAAAGAGCTTCGGACGCCGGGGTCGCCCGGATGCTCCTCGCGGGAAGCACCGTCCCCACGAGCGCCCTGGCGGTGGCCACGGCCGAAAAATACGCGCTCCTCGGGGTATTTGCCGCCGTGGGGGTCCATCCCCACGACGCCGCCTCCATACCCTCCTGCTCCGTGGAGGGGAAGGGCATTCCCCGGGAGCTTGCGGACCTGGCCGCGTCCCCCCGGGTGGTCGCCATAGGCGAAACGGGTCTTGACTATCATTACGACCATTCGCCCCGGGAGCAGCAGAAGGAAGCCTTCCGGGCCCACATCCGCTGGTCCCTCGAATCGGGGCTGCCCCTGGTGGTCCATGGCCGCGAGTCCTACGGGGACATAATCGCCATATTCAGGGAAGAGGGTGCCTCCAAAACCACCGGAGTCATCCACTGCTTTTCCGGCACGGAAGAGGATGCCGCCTTCTTCCTGGAGGCGGGCTACTGCCTCTCCTTCGCAGGCCCCCTGACCTTCGCCCGGAACGGAGGGCTCCGGGACCTGTTCCGCAGCCTGCCCCCGGACAGGATCCTTCTGGAGACAGACTCCCCCTGGCTGGCCCCCGTGCCGTACCGGGGAAAGACCAACGAGCCCGCCTTCGTGAAGCTGGTCTATGAAACGGCGGCGGACGTCCGCAACGTCTCCCTGGAGGACCTGGCCCGGACCGTATCCGCCAACGCGGCCCGGCTCTTCGGCTGGGGAGATCCCTGCACCGCGGTGGAGGCAGGACGATGA
- the tgt gene encoding tRNA guanosine(34) transglycosylase Tgt produces MNFPDTAFSFTLDAVCPVTGARAGTLHTPRGDIQTPVFMPVGTQATVKAMAPFELEEMGARIILANTYHLYLRPGADIVAEGGGLHGFMQWKRPILTDSGGFQVFSLSTLNRISDEGVWCRSHHDGTPHVMNPEWSMSVQKQLGSDIAMCFDQCAPWPCSREEAEGAVRRTALWAARSKEAHAREWQGERRQALFGIVQGSVWEDLRLRSAKDIIPMDFPGYAVGGLSVGEPHGDMYRILDSLKGVLPSGKPRYLMGVGRPDNLVEGVARGIDMFDCVLPTRNGRNGTLFTPYGAVNIKKKQYERDFTPVDPECDCYACRTFTRAYIRHLYRSGEILASRLCSWHNLRFLIRLGEEMRKAILEGRFPEFRRAFLGRFSGGEAE; encoded by the coding sequence ATGAATTTCCCGGACACGGCCTTCAGCTTCACCCTCGACGCCGTCTGCCCCGTCACCGGGGCCCGGGCGGGAACTCTCCATACTCCCAGGGGAGACATTCAAACCCCGGTCTTCATGCCCGTGGGGACCCAGGCCACCGTGAAGGCCATGGCTCCCTTCGAACTCGAGGAGATGGGGGCGAGGATCATCCTGGCCAATACCTACCATCTCTATCTCAGGCCCGGCGCGGACATCGTCGCCGAAGGAGGAGGGCTCCACGGCTTCATGCAGTGGAAAAGGCCCATTCTCACCGACAGCGGCGGCTTCCAGGTCTTCTCCCTCTCCACCCTCAACCGGATTTCCGACGAAGGGGTCTGGTGCAGGTCTCACCACGACGGGACCCCACACGTCATGAACCCCGAGTGGTCCATGTCCGTACAGAAACAACTCGGCAGCGACATCGCCATGTGCTTCGACCAGTGCGCCCCCTGGCCCTGCTCCAGGGAGGAGGCGGAAGGGGCGGTGCGGCGCACCGCCCTCTGGGCCGCCAGGTCGAAGGAGGCCCACGCCCGGGAATGGCAGGGGGAGCGGCGGCAGGCCCTGTTCGGCATCGTCCAGGGGTCCGTCTGGGAGGACCTCAGGCTCCGCTCGGCGAAGGACATCATTCCCATGGATTTCCCCGGCTATGCCGTGGGCGGCCTCTCCGTGGGAGAACCCCACGGGGACATGTACCGCATCCTCGACAGCCTGAAGGGCGTGCTCCCCTCCGGCAAGCCCCGGTATCTCATGGGGGTCGGGCGTCCCGACAACCTGGTGGAGGGAGTGGCCCGGGGCATCGACATGTTCGACTGCGTCCTCCCCACGAGAAACGGGAGAAACGGTACCCTCTTCACCCCCTATGGTGCGGTGAACATCAAAAAAAAACAGTACGAACGGGATTTTACCCCCGTGGATCCGGAGTGCGACTGCTATGCCTGCCGGACCTTCACCAGGGCCTATATCCGCCACCTGTACCGCTCCGGGGAGATCCTCGCCTCCAGGCTGTGCAGCTGGCACAATCTCCGGTTTCTGATCCGTCTGGGCGAAGAAATGAGGAAGGCTATTCTCGAAGGCAGGTTCCCGGAATTCCGGCGGGCCTTTCTCGGCCGTTTCTCCGGAGGTGAGGCGGAGTGA
- a CDS encoding L-threonylcarbamoyladenylate synthase, whose amino-acid sequence MSFPRILAVDPWNPDPKAIGEAAEFLRCGRLVAFPTETVYGLGANGLDPAAAAKIYAAKGRPSDNPLILHFSSPGDAESAVLVNGRARRLMELFWPGPLTLVLPSRGVVPREVTAGLDTVAVRMPSHPVALALIAAAGLPVAAPSANSSGRPSPTDALAVASDLEDRVDLVLDGGPTSVGLESTVLDLTGEQMVLLRPGGCPVEEIEGRTGGQVLRSGGNVRRSPGTRYRHYAPSVPLILHDGAGAREKALAFGGRIAWLGMDGPEILFAPGETDGELSLRFSTPENFARGLFHALRVLESSGASVIVAQRPGNEAGIALALRDRLERASSGEKNSGLEN is encoded by the coding sequence GTGAGTTTTCCCCGCATTCTCGCCGTGGATCCCTGGAACCCGGACCCGAAGGCCATCGGAGAGGCTGCGGAGTTTCTCCGATGCGGCCGCCTCGTCGCCTTTCCCACGGAGACCGTCTACGGCCTCGGGGCGAACGGCCTCGACCCTGCTGCTGCGGCGAAAATCTATGCCGCCAAGGGGCGTCCCTCGGACAATCCCCTGATCCTGCATTTTTCCTCCCCCGGGGACGCAGAATCGGCCGTCCTGGTGAACGGGAGGGCCAGACGGCTCATGGAGCTGTTCTGGCCCGGTCCCCTGACACTGGTCCTTCCCTCCCGGGGAGTCGTGCCGCGGGAAGTGACGGCGGGCCTCGACACCGTTGCGGTCCGGATGCCCTCCCATCCCGTGGCCCTTGCCCTGATCGCGGCGGCGGGACTGCCGGTGGCCGCGCCGAGCGCCAACTCCAGCGGCCGGCCCAGCCCCACTGATGCCCTTGCCGTGGCCTCGGACCTGGAGGACAGGGTGGATCTCGTCCTCGACGGCGGCCCCACGTCAGTGGGACTCGAGTCCACGGTTCTCGACCTCACGGGGGAGCAGATGGTCCTTCTGCGGCCGGGAGGATGCCCGGTGGAGGAGATCGAGGGCAGGACGGGCGGACAGGTTCTCCGTTCAGGCGGCAATGTGCGCCGCTCCCCGGGAACGAGATATCGCCATTATGCCCCCTCGGTTCCGCTGATCCTGCACGACGGAGCAGGCGCGAGGGAGAAAGCCCTCGCCTTCGGGGGACGGATTGCCTGGCTCGGCATGGACGGACCGGAGATCCTCTTCGCTCCCGGCGAGACGGACGGGGAGCTATCCCTCCGGTTTTCCACGCCGGAAAATTTTGCCCGGGGACTCTTCCACGCCCTTCGGGTTCTCGAGTCGTCAGGAGCTTCGGTCATTGTCGCCCAGCGGCCCGGGAACGAGGCGGGCATCGCCCTCGCCCTCAGGGATCGCCTGGAAAGAGCGTCTTCCGGAGAGAAGAACAGCGGCTTGGAAAATTAA
- the rpoB gene encoding DNA-directed RNA polymerase subunit beta codes for MAEFVPVSSERQRLTFGRARDLVEIPDMIEVQRDSYNWFCQEDAAPEARVPQGLQELLHEVFPIESYDGSFALEFVRYLLDEPSTEEEESRQRDLTWSRPIRATIRLVNRKTKEMKEEEIFLGDFPLMTGRGTFIINGTERVVVNQLARSAGVYFTKDEQIPGQEAYSAKIIPDRGAWLEFSLTPGDLISVNIDNRKKIPATLLLKIFGASTNEGVLDLFDAKTVQKDVTEEDVKGMLSAESVLDQDGSTVLPRNRTITKEHLEKLWSMGRTKVLVWDADTAVAATLEKDGAFNTDEAMVELFRKLRPNEPARIENAREYVHSLFFDPRRYNLGRVGRYKMNRKLGLEIPEEVRLLTKEDLVSIIRGIIDLKNPEKTDDDIDHLGNRRVRSVGELLQNQIRIGLLRMERIAKERMTTIPDLGNAMARDLINVRPIAASLREFFGSGQLSQFMDQTNPLAEVTHRRRLSALGPGGLSRERAGFEARDVHYTHYGRVCPIETPEGPNIGLVTSLATYARLNEYGFLITPRRKVENGRVTGEIVFLSADEEDNVFVGMANTPVDADGRITEEQCFTRYQGNIVTVPREEVSYLDVSPKQIVSASTALIPFLEHDDANRALMGSNMQRQAVPLIAPEAPVVGTGVEHRIAKDSGSCVVAVKDGVVEYVDSTRIEIRKGAESHIYPLVKFRRSNQGTVIHQKPIVRKGESIAKGQIIADGQASEGGELALGRNVIVAFMPWEGFNFEDAILLSERLVKEDFYSSIHIEEYEIEARDTKLGPEEITRDIPNVGEDMLKNLDEDGIVRVGAEVNAGDILVGKVTPKGESDQTPEEKLLRAIFGEKAREVRDTSLKVPHGARGKIVAVKQMTRADSPDALSPGVNKVVKIYVAQLRKITVGDKMAGRHGNKGVVSRILPAEDMPYLPDGTPVDVVLNPLGVPSRMNLGQVLETIMGFVAFQNGWKVATPVFEGAKEHEIFELLEQLSKDKYPELTSDGMITLYDGRTGDAFEKKVTVGCMYMLKLIHLVDDKIHARSIGPYSLITQQPLGGKAQFGGQRFGEMEVWALEGYGAANILQEMLTVKSDDIRGRLKTYERIVKGQNLTKPGVPESFRVLVKELQGLGLDVEVKYSDGQIGELLMDDDEDEVPVGRYSGPRERPVFEEKEPEEKEKSDSVFGEEEMEEIVPEEMLFGEELPEGMSIEEGDEN; via the coding sequence ATGGCCGAATTTGTCCCCGTCAGCAGCGAGCGCCAGAGATTGACCTTCGGACGTGCCCGGGATCTTGTCGAGATTCCCGACATGATCGAGGTGCAGCGCGACTCATACAACTGGTTCTGCCAGGAAGACGCCGCTCCGGAGGCGCGGGTTCCTCAGGGGCTGCAGGAACTGCTCCACGAAGTGTTTCCTATCGAAAGCTATGACGGCTCCTTCGCCCTCGAGTTCGTCAGGTATCTTCTCGACGAACCCTCCACCGAGGAAGAGGAATCCCGCCAGAGGGATCTCACCTGGTCGCGGCCCATCAGGGCCACAATTCGTCTGGTGAACCGGAAGACGAAAGAAATGAAGGAAGAGGAGATTTTCCTCGGCGACTTCCCCCTGATGACGGGAAGAGGCACCTTCATCATCAACGGAACGGAGCGCGTGGTGGTAAACCAGCTCGCCCGCTCCGCAGGCGTCTATTTCACCAAGGATGAACAGATTCCCGGCCAGGAAGCCTATTCCGCGAAAATCATCCCCGACAGGGGAGCATGGCTCGAATTCAGCCTGACCCCCGGGGATCTTATCTCCGTCAATATCGACAACAGGAAGAAGATTCCCGCGACCCTCCTGCTGAAAATCTTCGGCGCGTCCACAAACGAAGGCGTCCTCGACCTCTTCGATGCGAAGACGGTGCAGAAGGATGTCACCGAGGAGGACGTGAAGGGCATGCTGTCCGCCGAGTCCGTCCTCGACCAGGACGGCTCCACGGTGCTGCCCAGGAACAGGACCATCACCAAGGAACACCTGGAGAAGCTCTGGAGCATGGGCAGGACGAAGGTCCTGGTGTGGGACGCCGACACCGCCGTGGCCGCCACCCTTGAAAAGGACGGGGCCTTCAACACGGACGAGGCCATGGTTGAGCTGTTCCGCAAGCTCCGCCCCAACGAGCCCGCCCGGATCGAGAACGCCCGGGAATATGTCCACAGCCTCTTCTTCGACCCCCGCAGGTACAACCTCGGCCGCGTGGGCCGGTACAAGATGAACCGCAAGCTCGGCCTGGAGATCCCCGAGGAGGTGCGCCTTCTCACAAAGGAAGACCTGGTGAGCATCATCAGGGGGATCATCGACCTCAAGAACCCCGAGAAGACGGACGACGACATCGACCATCTCGGCAACCGGCGGGTCCGTTCCGTGGGCGAACTGCTCCAGAACCAGATCCGCATCGGCCTGCTCCGCATGGAGCGTATCGCCAAGGAGAGGATGACCACCATCCCCGACCTGGGCAACGCCATGGCCAGGGACCTGATCAACGTACGCCCCATCGCCGCCTCCCTTCGGGAATTCTTCGGATCGGGTCAGCTTTCCCAGTTCATGGACCAGACGAACCCCCTCGCCGAGGTCACCCACAGGCGGAGGCTTTCCGCCCTGGGCCCCGGGGGCCTTTCAAGGGAACGGGCCGGGTTCGAGGCCCGGGACGTCCACTATACCCATTACGGCCGGGTCTGCCCCATCGAGACGCCTGAAGGCCCCAACATCGGCCTCGTGACCTCCCTCGCCACCTATGCCCGGCTCAACGAGTACGGGTTCCTCATCACCCCGAGGCGGAAAGTGGAAAACGGCCGGGTGACCGGCGAAATCGTCTTCCTGTCCGCCGACGAGGAGGACAATGTCTTCGTGGGCATGGCCAACACCCCCGTGGATGCCGACGGCAGGATCACCGAGGAGCAGTGCTTCACCAGGTACCAGGGCAACATCGTCACGGTGCCCCGGGAGGAAGTGTCCTACCTCGACGTGTCGCCCAAGCAGATCGTCTCCGCCTCCACGGCGCTCATTCCCTTCCTGGAGCACGACGACGCCAACCGGGCCCTCATGGGCTCGAACATGCAGCGCCAGGCGGTGCCCCTCATCGCTCCCGAGGCCCCCGTGGTGGGCACGGGAGTGGAGCACCGCATCGCCAAGGATTCCGGATCCTGCGTGGTGGCAGTGAAGGACGGCGTGGTGGAGTACGTGGATTCCACCCGGATCGAGATCCGCAAGGGCGCTGAATCCCACATCTATCCCCTCGTCAAGTTCCGCCGGTCGAACCAGGGCACGGTGATCCACCAGAAGCCCATCGTCCGCAAGGGAGAAAGCATCGCCAAGGGCCAGATCATCGCCGACGGACAGGCCTCCGAGGGAGGAGAGCTCGCCCTCGGAAGGAATGTGATCGTCGCCTTCATGCCCTGGGAGGGCTTCAACTTCGAGGACGCCATCCTGCTCAGCGAACGGCTTGTCAAGGAGGACTTCTACTCCTCCATCCACATAGAGGAATACGAGATCGAAGCCCGGGACACGAAGCTCGGCCCCGAGGAGATCACCAGAGACATCCCCAACGTGGGCGAGGACATGCTGAAGAACCTCGACGAGGACGGCATCGTCCGCGTGGGTGCGGAGGTCAACGCCGGCGATATCCTCGTCGGAAAGGTCACCCCCAAGGGAGAGTCCGACCAGACGCCGGAAGAGAAGCTCCTTCGGGCCATCTTCGGAGAGAAGGCCCGGGAAGTCCGGGATACGTCTCTCAAGGTGCCCCACGGAGCACGGGGAAAAATCGTGGCGGTCAAGCAGATGACCAGGGCCGACAGCCCCGACGCCCTCAGCCCGGGCGTCAACAAGGTGGTCAAGATCTACGTCGCCCAGCTCCGCAAAATCACCGTGGGAGACAAGATGGCCGGACGGCACGGAAACAAGGGCGTCGTCTCCAGGATCCTCCCCGCGGAGGACATGCCCTACCTCCCCGACGGCACACCCGTGGACGTGGTCCTCAATCCCCTCGGCGTTCCCAGCCGCATGAACCTGGGGCAGGTGCTCGAGACCATCATGGGCTTCGTGGCCTTCCAGAACGGCTGGAAGGTGGCCACTCCGGTCTTCGAGGGGGCGAAGGAGCACGAAATTTTCGAGCTGCTGGAGCAGCTCAGCAAGGATAAATATCCCGAACTCACCTCCGACGGCATGATTACCCTGTACGACGGCCGGACGGGAGACGCCTTCGAAAAGAAGGTCACCGTGGGCTGCATGTACATGCTCAAGCTTATCCACCTCGTGGACGACAAGATCCATGCCCGGTCCATCGGCCCGTACAGCCTCATCACCCAGCAGCCCCTGGGCGGAAAGGCCCAGTTCGGCGGCCAGAGGTTCGGAGAAATGGAAGTCTGGGCCCTGGAAGGGTACGGCGCTGCGAACATCCTCCAGGAAATGCTCACCGTGAAGTCCGACGACATCCGGGGAAGGCTCAAGACCTACGAGAGGATCGTCAAGGGGCAGAACCTCACCAAGCCCGGCGTACCGGAGAGCTTCCGGGTTCTCGTAAAGGAACTCCAGGGACTCGGACTCGACGTGGAAGTGAAGTACAGCGACGGCCAGATAGGTGAACTGCTCATGGACGACGACGAGGACGAGGTACCCGTCGGACGGTATTCCGGCCCCAGGGAGCGCCCTGTCTTCGAGGAGAAGGAACCCGAGGAAAAGGAAAAGAGCGACTCCGTTTTCGGAGAGGAAGAAATGGAAGAGATCGTTCCCGAGGAAATGCTCTTCGGCGAAGAGCTTCCTGAAGGTATGTCCATAGAAGAAGGGGATGAAAACTGA